The proteins below come from a single Cervus elaphus chromosome 4, mCerEla1.1, whole genome shotgun sequence genomic window:
- the CES2 gene encoding cocaine esterase isoform X1, with the protein MSATISLLMKSRVPAGSAEKTFELTMKPDGPRLRLSSVVFGFLLLLVPGQGQDSTRPVRTTHTGKVQGSLVHVRNADVGVHTFLGIPFAKPPVGLLRFAPPEPPESWSGVKDVTSHPAKCLQDVDGMKRMTDKLWNVTLPSTSMSEDCLYLNIHTPAHSHEGSNLPVMVWIHGGGLVLGMASMYDGSAMAAFEDVVVVVIQYRLGLLGFFSTGDKHATGNWGYLDQVAALRWVQQNIAYFGGDPGRVTIFGESAGGISVSLHLMSPMSQGLFHGAIMESGVALLPGFTANSSDKVSKVVANLSACGQADSEALVDCLRHKNEEEILDINKPFKIIPGLVDGVFLPKHPQELLASADFRPVPSIIGVNNDECGWIIPLTVNSSDTRREMSRESMRDALQELAAVTAMPPEFGDLLLEEYIEDSEDHQTLQNQFHEMMEDYIFVIPALQVAMFHRPHAPVYFYEFQHQSSFFKDVRPSHVKADHGDEVLFLFRNERIQFTEEEELLSRRMIKYWANFARNGNPNGEGLPHWPMFDQEDRYMQLNTQPAVGRALKARRLQFWMKTLPQKIQELTETKEKHTEL; encoded by the exons ATGAGTGCCACAATCAG cctcttgatgaaaagccGCGTGCCCGCCGGTAGTGCAGAAAAGACTTTTGAGCTCACGATGAAGCCGGACGGGCCTCGCTTGCGTCTGAGTTCCGTGGTCTTCGGGTTCTTGCTTCTCCTCGTCCCGGGCCAGG GCCAGGACTCTACCCGCCCTGTCCGgaccacacacacagggaaggtGCAGGGGAGCCTTGTCCACGTGAGGAATGCTGATGTGGGGGTCCACACCTTCTTGGGAATTCCCTTTGCCAAGCCACCTGTAGGGCTGCTGCGATTTGCACCCCCGGAGCCCCCAGAATCTTGGAGCGGTGTAAAGGATGTGACTTCCCATCCAGCCAA GTGTCTGCAGGACGTCGACGGCATGAAAAGAATGACTGATAAACTATGGAATGTGACCCTGCCTTCTACCTCCATGTCTGAAGATTGTCTGTACCTCAACATCCACACACCTGCCCATTCCCACGAGGGCTCCAATCTGCCT GTGATGGTGTGGATCCATGGTGGCGGGCTTGTCCTGGGCATGGCTTCCATGTATGACGGCTCTGCCATGGCGGCCTTTGAGGATGTGGTGGTGGTCGTTATCCAGTACCGCCTGGGTTTGCTGGGCTTCTTCAG CACTGGAGACAAGCATGCAACTGGCAACTGGGGCTACCTGGATCAAGTGGCCGCACTGCGCTGGGTCCAGCAGAATATAGCCTACTTTGGAGGCGACCCTGGCCGTGTCACAATTTTTGGCGAGTCTGCAGGTGGAATAAGCGTGTCTTTGCACCTCATGTCCCCCATGTCCCAAGGACTCTTCCATGGCGCCATCATGGAGAGTGGGGTGGCCCTGCTGCCTGGCTTCACTGCCAACTCATCTGACAAGGTCTCCAAA GTGGTGGCCAACCTGTCTGCCTGTGGGCAGGCTGACTCAGAGGCCCTGGTGGACTGCCTGCGGCACAAGAATGAAGAGGAGATTCTGGACATCAACAAG CCCTTCAAGATCATCCCCGGCCTGGTGGATGGGGTCTTCCTGCCCAAGCACCCCCAGGAGCTGCTGGCCTCTGCGGACTTTCGACCTGTCCCCAGCATCATTGGTGTCAACAACGATGAGTGTGGTTGGATCATCCCCTTG ACCGTGAACAGTTCTGACACCAGGAGGGAAATGAGCAGAGAGTCCATGAGGGATGCCTTGCAGGAATTGGCAGCAGTGACG GCTATGCCTCCTGAGTTTGGTGACCTGTTGCTGGAGGAGTACATAGAGGACAGTGAGGACCACCAGACCCTCCAAAACCAGTTCCATGAGATGATGGAGGACTACATTTTCGTGATCCCTGCACTTCAAGTAGCAATGTTTCATC GTCCCCACGCCCCCGTCTACTTCTACGAGTTCCAACATCAGTCCAGCTTCTTCAAGGATGTCAGGCCGAGCCATGTGAAGGCGGACCATGGAGATGAGGTTCTCTTCCTCTTTAGGAATGAGCGAA TCCAATTCactgaggaggaggagctgctgaGCAGGAGGATGATCAAGTATTGGGCCAACTTTGCTCGAAATGG GAACCCCAATGGTGAGGGTCTGCCCCACTGGCCGATGTTCGACCAGGAGGACCGATACATGCAGCTGAACACGCAGCCTGCAGTGGGCCGGGCCCTGAAGGCCCGCAGGCTCCAGTTCTGGATGAAGACCCTACCCCAGAAGATACAGGAGCTAACGGAGACCAAGGAGAAGCACACAGAATTGTAG
- the CIAO2B gene encoding cytosolic iron-sulfur assembly component 2B — protein MVGGGGVGGGLLENANPLIYERSRDRPVTAGEEDEQVPDSIDAREIFDLIRSINDPEHPLTLEELNVVEQVRVQVSDPESTVAVAFTPTIPHCSMATLIGLSIKVKLLRSLPQRFKMDVHITPGTHASEHAVNKQLADKERVAAALENTHLLEVVNQCLSARS, from the exons ATGGTGGgcggcggcggggtggggggcggtctcCTGGAGAACGCTAACCCCCTCATCTATGAGCGCTCTAGGGACCGGCCAGTGACCGCGGGCGAGGAGGACGAGCAGGTTCCAGACAGCATTGATGCGCGCGAGATCTTCG ATTTGATTCGCTCCATCAATGACCCGGAGCATCCCCTGACGCTAGAAGAACTGAACGTAGTAGAGCAAGTCCGGGTTCAG GTGAGCGACCCCGAGAGCACAGTGGCCGTGGCCTTCACACCCACCATTCCACACTGCAGTATGGCCACCCTTATTGGCCTGTCCATCAAAGTTAAGCTTCTGCGATCCCTTCCCCAGCGTTTCAAG ATGGATGTGCACATTACACCAGGGACCCATGCCTCAGAACATGCAG TAAACAAGCAGCTTGCGGATAAAGAGCGGGTGGCAGCCGCCCTAGAGAACACCCACCTGCTTGAGGTTGTGAACCAGTGTCTATCAGCCCGGTCTTGA
- the RRAD gene encoding GTP-binding protein RAD: MTLNGGGSGAGGNRGGGRDRDRRRGSTPWGPPPPLHRRSMPVDERDLQAALSPGALTKSEAGTGAQGPRLDWPEGSSDSLSSGGSDSDESVYKVLLLGAPGVGKSALARIFGGVEDGPEAEAAGHTYDRSIMVDGEEASLMVYDIWDQDGGRWLPGHCLAMGDAYVIVYSVTDKGSFEKASELRVQLRRARQTDDVPIILVGNKSDLVRSREVSLDEGRACAVVFDCKFIETSAALHHNVQALFEGVVRQIRLRRDSKEANARRQAGTRRRESLGKKAKRFLGRIVARNSRKMAMRAKSKSCHDLSVL, encoded by the exons ATGACTCTGAACGGCGGCGGCAGCGGAGCCGGCGGGAACCGCGGCGGGGGCCGGGATCGCGATCGCCGTCGGGGCAGCACACCTTGGGGCCCCCCGCCGCCGCTGCACCGCCGAAGCATGCCGGTGGACGAGCGCGACCTGCAGGCGGCGCTGTCTCCGGGCGCTCTGACAAAATCCGAAGCCGGGACAGGGGCCCAGGGTCCGAGGCTGGACTGGCCCGAGGGCTCCTCCGACTCGCTCAGCTCGGGAGGAAGCGATTCAGACGAGAGCGTTTACAAGGTGCTGCTGCTGGGGGCGCCTGGCGTGGGCAAGAGCGCTCTGGCGCGCATCTTCGGAGGTGTAGAGGACGGGCCTGAAGCGGAAGCCGCAG GGCACACATATGACCGCTCCATCATGGTGGATGGAGAAGAGGCGTCACTCATGGTCTATGACATTTGGGATCAG GATGGGGGTCGCTGGCTACCTGGCCACTGCCTGGCCATGGGAGATGCATATGTCATTGTGTACTCAGTGACCGACAAGGGCAGCTTCGAGAAGGCCTCAGAGCTGCGGGTCCAGCTGCGGCGGGCGCGGCAGACAGATGACGTGCCCATCATCCTAGTGGGCAACAAGAGCGACCTGGTGCGCTCTCGCGAGGTCTCCTTGGACG AGGGCCGGGCCTGTGCCGTTGTCTTTGACTGCAAGTTCATTGAGACGTCGGCTGCGCTGCACCACAACGTCCAGGCGCTGTTCGAGGGTGTCGTGCGTCAGATACGCCTGCGCAGGGACAGCAAAGAGGCCAACGCGCGTCGGCAAGCGGGTACCCGGCGGCGAGAGAGCCTGGGCAAGAAGGCGAAGCGCTTCCTGGGCCGCATTGTCGCTCGAAACAGCCGCAAGATGGCCATGCGTGCCAAGTCCAAGTCCTGCCACGACCTGTCGGTGCTCTAG
- the CES2 gene encoding cocaine esterase isoform X2, with the protein MKRMTDKLWNVTLPSTSMSEDCLYLNIHTPAHSHEGSNLPVMVWIHGGGLVLGMASMYDGSAMAAFEDVVVVVIQYRLGLLGFFSTGDKHATGNWGYLDQVAALRWVQQNIAYFGGDPGRVTIFGESAGGISVSLHLMSPMSQGLFHGAIMESGVALLPGFTANSSDKVSKVVANLSACGQADSEALVDCLRHKNEEEILDINKPFKIIPGLVDGVFLPKHPQELLASADFRPVPSIIGVNNDECGWIIPLTVNSSDTRREMSRESMRDALQELAAVTAMPPEFGDLLLEEYIEDSEDHQTLQNQFHEMMEDYIFVIPALQVAMFHRPHAPVYFYEFQHQSSFFKDVRPSHVKADHGDEVLFLFRNERIQFTEEEELLSRRMIKYWANFARNGNPNGEGLPHWPMFDQEDRYMQLNTQPAVGRALKARRLQFWMKTLPQKIQELTETKEKHTEL; encoded by the exons ATGAAAAGAATGACTGATAAACTATGGAATGTGACCCTGCCTTCTACCTCCATGTCTGAAGATTGTCTGTACCTCAACATCCACACACCTGCCCATTCCCACGAGGGCTCCAATCTGCCT GTGATGGTGTGGATCCATGGTGGCGGGCTTGTCCTGGGCATGGCTTCCATGTATGACGGCTCTGCCATGGCGGCCTTTGAGGATGTGGTGGTGGTCGTTATCCAGTACCGCCTGGGTTTGCTGGGCTTCTTCAG CACTGGAGACAAGCATGCAACTGGCAACTGGGGCTACCTGGATCAAGTGGCCGCACTGCGCTGGGTCCAGCAGAATATAGCCTACTTTGGAGGCGACCCTGGCCGTGTCACAATTTTTGGCGAGTCTGCAGGTGGAATAAGCGTGTCTTTGCACCTCATGTCCCCCATGTCCCAAGGACTCTTCCATGGCGCCATCATGGAGAGTGGGGTGGCCCTGCTGCCTGGCTTCACTGCCAACTCATCTGACAAGGTCTCCAAA GTGGTGGCCAACCTGTCTGCCTGTGGGCAGGCTGACTCAGAGGCCCTGGTGGACTGCCTGCGGCACAAGAATGAAGAGGAGATTCTGGACATCAACAAG CCCTTCAAGATCATCCCCGGCCTGGTGGATGGGGTCTTCCTGCCCAAGCACCCCCAGGAGCTGCTGGCCTCTGCGGACTTTCGACCTGTCCCCAGCATCATTGGTGTCAACAACGATGAGTGTGGTTGGATCATCCCCTTG ACCGTGAACAGTTCTGACACCAGGAGGGAAATGAGCAGAGAGTCCATGAGGGATGCCTTGCAGGAATTGGCAGCAGTGACG GCTATGCCTCCTGAGTTTGGTGACCTGTTGCTGGAGGAGTACATAGAGGACAGTGAGGACCACCAGACCCTCCAAAACCAGTTCCATGAGATGATGGAGGACTACATTTTCGTGATCCCTGCACTTCAAGTAGCAATGTTTCATC GTCCCCACGCCCCCGTCTACTTCTACGAGTTCCAACATCAGTCCAGCTTCTTCAAGGATGTCAGGCCGAGCCATGTGAAGGCGGACCATGGAGATGAGGTTCTCTTCCTCTTTAGGAATGAGCGAA TCCAATTCactgaggaggaggagctgctgaGCAGGAGGATGATCAAGTATTGGGCCAACTTTGCTCGAAATGG GAACCCCAATGGTGAGGGTCTGCCCCACTGGCCGATGTTCGACCAGGAGGACCGATACATGCAGCTGAACACGCAGCCTGCAGTGGGCCGGGCCCTGAAGGCCCGCAGGCTCCAGTTCTGGATGAAGACCCTACCCCAGAAGATACAGGAGCTAACGGAGACCAAGGAGAAGCACACAGAATTGTAG